The following are encoded in a window of Halosimplex halophilum genomic DNA:
- a CDS encoding FkbM family methyltransferase translates to MATIAVSAGRYKVEVQDTETQFIVADHDEYERLRAMTEFDVLSSLLSDLQDDDVFFDVGANIGVYSCLVGASSADIDVVSFEPHPKNADRLRDNLNLNDIEASVQEQALSDTIGDVTLSIAVESTTVAPGHNLIEVNESLESYGEGSVEQRDVEMQTGDELVENGELPQPTVVKIDVEGAELKALRGMEQVLSQDACRVVYCEVHSLHLPKFDSSETEIHELLKSCGFTIEIADDAGDKYHIRAYK, encoded by the coding sequence ATGGCGACAATCGCTGTTTCTGCTGGGAGATACAAGGTGGAAGTCCAGGATACTGAAACCCAGTTTATAGTTGCAGATCACGATGAGTACGAACGACTTCGTGCGATGACTGAATTTGATGTTCTCAGTTCGTTGCTTTCGGATCTTCAGGATGACGATGTATTCTTTGATGTGGGAGCCAACATCGGAGTGTATTCCTGTCTTGTCGGAGCTAGTTCAGCAGACATAGATGTCGTCTCATTTGAACCTCATCCAAAAAACGCCGATAGGCTCCGAGACAATTTGAACTTGAACGACATTGAGGCTAGCGTACAAGAGCAGGCACTCTCGGACACCATTGGCGATGTCACTCTATCTATTGCGGTCGAGTCGACTACAGTAGCACCTGGACATAACCTTATTGAAGTGAATGAATCCCTCGAGTCTTACGGGGAAGGAAGCGTTGAGCAAAGGGATGTAGAGATGCAGACCGGTGATGAACTGGTTGAAAATGGGGAACTTCCTCAACCAACTGTCGTCAAGATCGATGTTGAAGGTGCAGAACTCAAAGCGCTTCGAGGCATGGAGCAGGTCCTGTCACAAGATGCCTGCAGGGTCGTCTACTGTGAGGTTCATAGCCTCCATTTACCGAAATTCGATAGTTCAGAAACAGAGATTCACGAACTACTCAAATCATGTGGGTTCACGATCGAGATAGCGGATGATGCTGGGGACAAGTACCACATCAGAGCGTATAAATAA
- a CDS encoding N-acetylneuraminate synthase family protein — MIAEVGGNHGGDIETAIKYIHAAADAGAHAVKFQLYSAETLIVEDEPPLPLAGDEYDSQYERFKELEFTLEEWEQLVNEAETAGIDFAGSVFNERWADFVASRSPFVKIASGDLTNIPLLRYVKDLEVPVVLSTGFASMAEIERAVTEIPNDRLHLLHCVGAYPTDQTDANLQMLDRLSDAFDVPIGYSDHTVGPDVVCAAMSRGATIIEKHFTLNKSKKVGDHRLSANPEEMSEIVKHAEWIDSIRGNEDRIKGPLDAEDDLRHQMRRSLAVDNGIADGERFKRENLIALRPESGLDPKMIDDVIGKCATRDITAKTILTESDIQGL, encoded by the coding sequence GTGATAGCAGAGGTCGGCGGTAACCACGGCGGCGATATTGAGACTGCAATCAAGTATATCCACGCCGCCGCTGATGCTGGTGCACACGCAGTCAAATTCCAGTTGTACAGCGCCGAAACTCTCATCGTAGAAGATGAACCGCCACTCCCACTAGCCGGGGACGAATATGATAGCCAATATGAACGATTTAAAGAACTCGAATTCACGCTTGAAGAGTGGGAACAACTTGTTAATGAAGCCGAGACAGCTGGGATCGACTTTGCAGGGAGTGTGTTCAACGAGCGCTGGGCTGACTTCGTCGCCAGCCGAAGTCCGTTTGTCAAGATCGCTTCTGGAGACTTGACGAATATCCCTCTACTTCGGTACGTTAAGGACCTTGAGGTTCCAGTAGTTCTGTCAACCGGTTTCGCATCGATGGCGGAGATCGAACGAGCTGTCACGGAAATTCCCAATGACCGCCTCCACCTTCTACACTGTGTAGGAGCTTATCCAACCGACCAGACGGACGCGAACCTGCAGATGCTTGACCGGCTTTCGGATGCGTTCGACGTACCAATCGGATACTCCGATCATACAGTTGGTCCTGATGTTGTCTGCGCGGCGATGTCCCGTGGAGCAACAATTATCGAAAAGCATTTTACACTGAATAAATCGAAGAAAGTCGGTGATCACCGCCTCTCTGCGAATCCAGAAGAAATGTCTGAGATAGTGAAACATGCCGAATGGATTGATTCGATCAGAGGCAATGAAGACAGGATTAAGGGCCCACTTGATGCAGAAGACGATCTACGGCATCAGATGCGACGAAGCCTCGCCGTAGATAACGGTATCGCGGATGGAGAGCGGTTTAAAAGGGAGAATCTCATCGCACTCCGACCCGAATCTGGACTTGACCCAAAAATGATCGACGATGTCATTGGTAAATGCGCCACTCGTGATATCACCGCAAAGACCATACTTACAGAGTCAGATATTCAGGGCTTATGA
- a CDS encoding acylneuraminate cytidylyltransferase family protein, whose amino-acid sequence MSDTVAVVPARGGSKGVPRKNLRTIDGQPLVSYQIETALAAERIDRVILSTDDEEIAEIGQKYGAEVPFIRPASLSQDDVPVIAVVKHALEYLIEENSRPTQIHCLQPTSPFTTPEQVDKAAVKLRNTDCDSVVAVERITDTHPHRAYRLEGDRIAPLEGITDETPNQRQDRPDTFGFTGAIYARKPKLLLNWDKTDFALGTDIRAIIQREESTIEIDTEFQLRIAKAIAKFTDEVK is encoded by the coding sequence ATGAGTGATACTGTCGCGGTTGTTCCCGCTCGAGGGGGATCGAAGGGCGTCCCGCGTAAAAACCTGCGGACAATCGATGGACAACCACTCGTAAGCTATCAAATCGAAACGGCACTAGCCGCAGAGCGGATCGATAGGGTAATATTGTCAACTGATGACGAAGAGATCGCCGAGATCGGGCAAAAATACGGCGCAGAGGTCCCATTTATTCGGCCAGCGAGCCTCTCCCAAGATGATGTCCCTGTAATAGCCGTCGTAAAGCATGCACTCGAGTATCTCATCGAAGAGAACAGTCGACCAACACAGATTCATTGTCTCCAGCCGACAAGCCCTTTTACCACACCTGAACAGGTTGACAAAGCGGCAGTGAAATTGAGGAACACTGATTGTGACTCGGTAGTCGCCGTAGAGCGGATCACAGATACGCATCCCCACCGAGCGTATCGTCTTGAAGGAGATCGTATTGCACCGCTCGAGGGAATCACTGACGAAACACCGAATCAGCGGCAGGACAGACCAGATACCTTTGGATTTACAGGAGCGATTTACGCCCGAAAACCGAAATTGCTTCTAAACTGGGATAAAACAGACTTTGCGCTGGGAACGGACATACGTGCCATCATCCAGCGTGAGGAATCGACCATCGAAATAGATACGGAATTCCAGTTACGGATCGCAAAAGCAATAGCTAAATTCACAGATGAAGTGAAATAG
- a CDS encoding glycosyltransferase family 2 protein — protein MDPKVSIIITAHNYAHFLEECLESALTQTYDQYEVIVVDDGSTDETPEILRAAKFEYPERLHTIRLEGEGLPSACNAGIEAADGEYVVRLDADDFFDENILTVESTYLDANPEIDLVFPDYYTVDSEGEILNHVRMLKVQDEVKLLNRAPLAAGAMYRKEAWEAIGGYNESLSYQEDYDFWVRFVNRFNVRNVNLPLMYYRQHNDSMSQNLSGRLEARRNVKDQFVDMNLADEAAEAEVLGVVPAQSERRIEPPESASVPDAPLALWEVDNQSLLDYTVTEMLEADRIDRLVVSTESEEIATAARKAGAEVPHLRPDNLVGSEVSLSSVIADLLTELRTTECYDPDFVVLLQYVSPLKTAINVDEVVDTWHMFSVDSVISVTENRKFLWQPGKYGLEPLFEERLLREERETLYEENGAIYGFEPSIVHNRDELTGDNVGHVLMEPHHAIHIDTWFDLKMCEKVLDAETNGLRPSYQGLTTKDE, from the coding sequence ATGGATCCGAAGGTCAGTATTATTATTACAGCTCATAACTATGCACACTTTCTAGAAGAATGCCTCGAAAGCGCGCTTACGCAGACTTACGACCAGTACGAAGTAATCGTCGTTGATGATGGTTCAACCGATGAGACTCCAGAGATTCTAAGAGCGGCCAAGTTTGAGTATCCCGAACGGTTACATACTATCCGTCTCGAAGGAGAGGGGCTCCCGTCTGCATGTAATGCCGGCATTGAAGCCGCTGACGGAGAATATGTTGTACGTCTCGACGCGGACGACTTTTTCGACGAAAATATCCTCACCGTCGAATCCACGTACCTTGACGCAAATCCAGAGATCGATCTGGTCTTCCCGGATTATTATACTGTTGATAGCGAGGGAGAAATACTCAACCACGTACGAATGCTGAAGGTCCAAGATGAGGTGAAACTGCTGAACCGTGCACCGCTAGCAGCGGGCGCCATGTATCGAAAGGAAGCGTGGGAGGCTATTGGTGGGTACAACGAATCCCTCAGCTACCAGGAAGATTATGATTTTTGGGTCCGGTTCGTTAACCGATTTAACGTACGTAACGTGAATCTTCCGTTGATGTATTATAGGCAACACAATGACAGCATGTCTCAGAATCTAAGTGGACGTTTGGAAGCGCGACGGAACGTTAAAGACCAGTTTGTGGACATGAATTTGGCAGACGAAGCAGCCGAAGCGGAAGTACTTGGAGTCGTGCCAGCACAGAGTGAGCGACGAATCGAACCACCGGAAAGCGCCTCAGTTCCTGACGCACCGCTGGCTCTCTGGGAAGTAGACAATCAATCACTTCTTGACTATACGGTAACTGAGATGCTGGAAGCAGATCGCATCGATCGACTAGTCGTCTCTACAGAGTCAGAAGAGATCGCAACTGCGGCCCGCAAAGCCGGTGCTGAGGTTCCACACCTCCGCCCAGACAACTTAGTAGGGTCTGAAGTATCGTTGAGTAGTGTTATCGCAGACCTGCTCACAGAACTTCGAACGACAGAATGCTATGATCCCGATTTTGTCGTCCTTCTACAATACGTTTCCCCCCTAAAAACAGCCATTAACGTTGATGAGGTAGTTGACACCTGGCATATGTTCTCTGTAGATTCAGTTATTAGTGTCACAGAAAACCGAAAGTTCCTCTGGCAACCAGGTAAGTATGGATTGGAACCACTGTTTGAGGAGAGATTACTTAGAGAGGAGCGAGAGACGCTATACGAAGAAAATGGAGCCATTTACGGGTTCGAACCAAGTATCGTACATAACCGTGATGAACTTACGGGGGACAATGTCGGACATGTTCTCATGGAACCGCATCACGCAATACACATTGACACTTGGTTTGATCTGAAGATGTGTGAGAAAGTATTAGATGCGGAAACAAACGGACTTCGACCCAGTTATCAAGGACTCACAACAAAAGATGAGTGA